The following are encoded together in the Astyanax mexicanus isolate ESR-SI-001 chromosome 8, AstMex3_surface, whole genome shotgun sequence genome:
- the ccl34a.3 gene encoding chemokine (C-C motif) ligand 34a, duplicate 3 isoform X1: protein MQPSQKTMCSLAVFSAVLCIAIMGANGQQKQHECCKEVSTENITVPITGFRLQRKSPPCVRAVIFFTAEGPKCSHWRESWVREKVMELGKLQAAEKGLKMNSATTAPLQSSSSA, encoded by the exons ATGCAGCCGAGCCAGAAAACCATGTGCAGCCTCGCTGTCTTCTCCGCTGTTCTCTGCATCGCCATCATGGGGGCAA acGGACAACAAAAGCAACACGAGTGCTGCAAGGAGGTCTCCACCGAGAACATCACCGTACCCATAACGGGGTTCCGGCTGCAGAGGAAAAGCCCTCCATGCGTCAGAGCCGTCAT CTTTTTCACAGCTGAGGGTCCCAAGTGCAGCCACTGGAGagagagctgggtgcgtgagaaggTGATGGAGCTCGGGAAACTCCAGGCTGCAGA GAAAGGCCTGAAGATGAACAGCGCGACGACAGCGCCTCTACAGTCTAGCTCTTCTGCTTAA
- the ccl34a.3 gene encoding chemokine (C-C motif) ligand 34a, duplicate 3 isoform X2: MQPSQKTTCSLAVFSAVLCIAIMGANGQQKQHECCKEVSTENITVPITGFRLQRKSPPCVRAVIFFTAEGPKCSHWRESWVREKVMELGKLQAAEKGLKMNSATTAPLQSSSSA; the protein is encoded by the exons ATGCAGCCGAGCCAGAAAACCACGTGCAGCCTCGCTGTCTTCTCCGCTGTTCTCTGCATCGCCATCATGGGGGCAA acGGACAACAAAAGCAACACGAGTGCTGCAAGGAGGTCTCCACCGAGAACATCACCGTACCCATAACGGGGTTCCGGCTGCAGAGGAAAAGCCCTCCATGCGTCAGAGCCGTCAT CTTTTTCACAGCTGAGGGTCCCAAGTGCAGCCACTGGAGagagagctgggtgcgtgagaaggTGATGGAGCTCGGGAAACTCCAGGCTGCAGA GAAAGGCCTGAAGATGAACAGCGCGACGACAGCGCCTCTACAGTCTAGCTCTTCTGCTTAA
- the ccl34a.3 gene encoding chemokine (C-C motif) ligand 34a, duplicate 3 isoform X3 codes for MQPSQKTTCSLAVFSAVLCIAIMGANGQQKQHECCKEVSTKNITVPITGFQLQRKNPPCVRAVIFFTAEGPKCSHWRESWVREKVMELGKLQAAEKGQKMNSTTTVPQSTSSA; via the exons ATGCAGCCGAGCCAGAAAACCACGTGCAGCCTCGCTGTCTTCTCCGCTGTTCTCTGCATCGCCATCATGGGGGCAA acGGACAACAAAAGCAACACGAGTGCTGCAAGGAGGTCTCCACCAAGAACATCACCGTACCCATAACGGGGTTCCAGCTGCAGAGGAAAAACCCTCCATGCGTCAGAGCCGTCAT CTTTTTCACAGCTGAGGGTCCCAAGTGCAGCCACTGGAGagagagctgggtgcgtgagaaggTGATGGAGCTCGGGAAACTTCAGGCTGCAGA GAAAGGCCAGAAGATGAACAGCACGACGACGGTGCCTCAGTCTACTTCTTCTGCCTAA